The following proteins come from a genomic window of Paenibacillus spongiae:
- a CDS encoding chemotaxis protein CheC, which yields MNNPLHKLEGFKLDVLKEIGNIGAGNAATALSCLLDKPVDMKVPTVSLIPFEQVADKVGGFEQVVVAIYLRVEGDAPGNMFFLIHEDSAKKLLKNLLSIDVQEDASYSEMEFSALSEIGNILAGSYLSSLADFTRLSMSPTVPAIAVDMAGAILSYGLMQYGEMGDSALLIDTKFMEDRESLEGHFFLIPDPDSFDKFFNALGVPTE from the coding sequence GTGAACAATCCACTACATAAGCTCGAAGGGTTCAAATTGGACGTGCTGAAGGAAATCGGCAACATCGGAGCGGGTAATGCGGCTACAGCATTATCCTGTCTCCTGGACAAGCCGGTAGATATGAAGGTGCCGACGGTCAGCCTGATTCCCTTTGAACAAGTTGCCGATAAAGTGGGCGGCTTCGAGCAAGTCGTCGTAGCCATCTACTTGCGGGTGGAAGGGGACGCCCCGGGCAATATGTTCTTCCTGATTCATGAGGATTCCGCGAAGAAACTGCTGAAGAACTTGTTATCGATCGATGTGCAGGAGGATGCCAGCTATTCCGAGATGGAGTTTTCGGCTTTATCGGAAATTGGCAATATTTTGGCCGGCTCTTATCTTTCCTCATTGGCCGATTTTACCCGGTTGTCGATGTCGCCGACCGTACCGGCCATTGCGGTCGACATGGCTGGCGCCATCTTGAGCTACGGCTTGATGCAGTACGGCGAGATGGGCGATTCGGCCCTGCTGATCGATACGAAATTCATGGAAGACCGGGAGTCGCTGGAAGGGCATTTCTTCCTCATTCCCGATCCGGACTCATTTGATAAATTCTTCAACGCCTTGGGAGTACCTACCGAATGA
- a CDS encoding chemotaxis protein CheD — protein MIEQNLVKVGMADLNIATEGAVLKTTGLGSCVGLTLFDERSKVAGMAHVMLPTSDIAREASINIAKYADTAIPDLIERMKKAGAAADRLIAKLAGGAQMFAFASQSEAMRIGPRNVEACKKELARFSIPILAEDTGGNYGRTIEFSSISGLLVVRSVQFGVKEI, from the coding sequence ATGATAGAGCAGAACTTGGTGAAAGTGGGCATGGCGGATCTGAATATCGCAACCGAAGGAGCCGTGCTGAAAACGACGGGTCTGGGATCATGCGTCGGGCTGACGCTGTTCGACGAACGAAGCAAAGTGGCCGGGATGGCGCATGTGATGCTCCCGACATCCGATATCGCGCGCGAAGCTTCCATTAATATTGCGAAATATGCGGATACCGCCATCCCGGATCTGATCGAGCGGATGAAGAAGGCGGGCGCTGCAGCCGATCGCCTGATCGCCAAACTTGCAGGAGGAGCGCAAATGTTCGCTTTTGCCTCGCAAAGCGAGGCGATGCGTATCGGTCCCCGGAACGTGGAGGCATGCAAGAAGGAGCTGGCCCGCTTCTCGATCCCGATCCTTGCGGAGGATACGGGCGGCAATTACGGCCGAACGATAGAATTTAGCAGCATTAGCGGCTTGCTTGTCGTCCGAAGTGTTCAGTTTGGTGTAAAGGAGATCTAA
- a CDS encoding FliA/WhiG family RNA polymerase sigma factor translates to MIVQKTPHLSNMEIWQKWKEDGDIEAKKRLIEYYLTLVDFVSNRMAIGLPKNVSKDDLASNGVMGLIDAIEKFDYTRGLQFETYASWRIRGAIIDGLRQGDWVPRSVREKAKKIEEAYQHLEQQLLRSVSDGEISAYLDVSEKEFQHMLHEIAVTTVCSLEDPIREEESETRLSLLIDEKAKNPDHKVHEFFLKESLVRGIERLTAKERTVISLFYYEELSLSEIAEVMSLSPSRISQLHSKAILRLRGALDKQKDQLMQH, encoded by the coding sequence ATGATTGTGCAGAAAACGCCTCATTTGTCTAATATGGAGATATGGCAAAAGTGGAAAGAAGACGGGGATATCGAGGCCAAGAAGCGATTGATCGAGTATTACTTGACGTTGGTCGACTTTGTTAGCAATCGAATGGCGATCGGGCTTCCGAAGAACGTTTCGAAGGACGACTTAGCCAGCAATGGGGTTATGGGTCTGATCGATGCCATTGAGAAATTCGATTATACCCGCGGACTCCAGTTCGAAACGTATGCCTCATGGCGGATTCGCGGAGCCATCATCGATGGATTGCGCCAGGGCGATTGGGTGCCCCGTTCCGTTCGCGAAAAAGCGAAAAAAATCGAAGAGGCTTATCAGCATCTGGAGCAGCAGCTGCTTCGCTCGGTCTCGGATGGGGAGATAAGCGCCTACCTGGATGTCAGCGAGAAGGAATTTCAGCATATGCTGCACGAAATAGCGGTCACAACGGTTTGTTCGCTCGAAGATCCGATTCGCGAAGAGGAGTCGGAAACGAGGCTTTCCTTGCTTATTGACGAGAAGGCCAAAAACCCCGATCATAAAGTACATGAGTTCTTTTTGAAAGAGTCGCTCGTACGGGGGATCGAACGGTTGACTGCGAAGGAGCGGACGGTCATTTCATTATTTTATTACGAAGAGCTGTCGCTCAGCGAAATCGCCGAAGTCATGTCATTGTCGCCGTCGCGCATATCGCAGCTGCACTCCAAGGCGATCTTGAGACTAAGGGGAGCGCTGGATAAACAGAAGGACCAGTTAATGCAACATTAA
- a CDS encoding DUF342 domain-containing protein, which translates to MTISSRKVLESYLVIQPSQDKLTAYLKFNVADDQFTCTFSELEAFVRSNGIQFGIDTVVLAKIAEQPKAFFHTQTVIAQGQPAVNGQDGTIRLAYNMEEEDRRPAELEDGKVDFKEISQLKNVKRGQLIAEKIAATEGTPGRLVTGDHLPGKNGKEAYFKLGKNVVLNPEKTALYAAIDGLITMTDKSKINVFPIYEVNGDVDYKIGNIDFVGTVVIRGNVLTGFRVKASGDIRVIGGVEGAELEADGSIDVTGGVLASNKGYIRAGKNVKSSFIQDGNVTAAEDVLVSQSIMHSHVRAGRKVICAGAKGLIVGGSIQAGEGVSARTIGNTMSTATSIEVGVRPELRAELLELRQQLKTTSGNLDKTEKALVLLDQLAAAGQLTSDKMALRIKLNATKRQAADEAAAIRERILEIEKSLEETEAAKVDAISWIYGGTKIVIGRYTRFVKDPTQRVSFRFTDGDIVMLPYY; encoded by the coding sequence ATGACGATTTCCAGTCGTAAAGTATTGGAATCATACTTAGTTATCCAACCGTCGCAAGACAAGCTCACGGCCTATTTGAAATTCAACGTGGCGGATGATCAGTTTACGTGTACGTTTAGCGAGCTGGAGGCATTCGTCAGGAGCAACGGCATCCAATTTGGAATCGATACGGTAGTATTGGCCAAAATTGCGGAGCAGCCGAAAGCTTTCTTTCATACGCAGACGGTCATCGCCCAAGGACAGCCGGCGGTTAACGGACAAGACGGGACGATCCGGCTCGCCTACAACATGGAGGAAGAGGATCGCCGTCCAGCCGAGCTTGAGGACGGAAAAGTCGATTTCAAAGAAATTTCGCAATTGAAAAATGTCAAACGCGGACAGCTTATCGCAGAGAAAATCGCGGCAACGGAAGGCACGCCGGGCAGACTTGTGACCGGAGACCACCTGCCCGGGAAGAACGGCAAAGAAGCCTATTTCAAGCTGGGCAAGAATGTTGTATTGAATCCCGAAAAAACGGCTTTATACGCCGCTATCGATGGGCTTATTACAATGACGGACAAGAGCAAGATCAATGTTTTCCCGATCTATGAGGTAAACGGCGATGTTGATTATAAAATAGGAAATATCGATTTTGTGGGAACGGTCGTCATTCGGGGCAATGTGCTGACCGGCTTTCGAGTCAAAGCATCCGGCGATATCCGCGTCATCGGCGGCGTAGAAGGCGCCGAGCTGGAAGCAGACGGCTCGATCGATGTAACGGGCGGCGTTCTTGCCAGCAATAAAGGCTACATACGGGCAGGCAAGAATGTGAAGAGCTCCTTTATTCAAGACGGGAACGTGACGGCTGCCGAAGACGTCCTCGTCTCGCAGAGCATCATGCATTCGCACGTCCGAGCAGGCCGGAAGGTTATTTGCGCAGGGGCGAAAGGGCTGATTGTCGGCGGCTCCATTCAGGCAGGGGAGGGCGTATCGGCGCGGACGATCGGCAATACGATGTCGACAGCCACTTCCATTGAGGTTGGCGTGCGGCCGGAGCTCCGGGCGGAGCTGCTGGAGCTGAGACAACAGCTTAAGACAACGTCGGGAAATCTGGATAAAACCGAGAAAGCGCTTGTATTGCTGGACCAGCTTGCCGCCGCAGGACAGCTGACTTCCGATAAGATGGCGCTGCGAATCAAGCTTAACGCTACGAAGCGTCAAGCTGCCGATGAAGCTGCCGCAATCCGCGAGAGAATACTTGAGATCGAAAAGTCGCTCGAGGAAACGGAGGCCGCTAAAGTCGACGCGATCAGTTGGATTTACGGAGGAACGAAGATCGTGATCGGACGGTATACCCGTTTTGTCAAAGATCCGACCCAGCGCGTATCCTTTCGGTTTACGGACGGCGATATCGTCATGCTGCCCTATTACTAA
- a CDS encoding DUF6115 domain-containing protein, with protein sequence MDPWHYIVLLGAVVVVFGFIQPRKHAPAPEDNMAVRNMETALEQFMENMEADNRDMVNLVAKVQQDSQSQAKLREARIDQLESRCAELEQSLSQYTRESASQPAPSGSLEKLAYTAEAPEELPILRDEAQVQDAAPTIRTRYSELFELYDSGKSVEAIAKKLSLNKGEVQLILQLSRQEETNTR encoded by the coding sequence ATGGATCCATGGCATTATATCGTGCTTCTGGGCGCGGTAGTGGTCGTATTCGGTTTTATTCAGCCCAGAAAGCACGCGCCGGCCCCAGAGGACAACATGGCGGTACGTAATATGGAGACGGCTCTTGAGCAGTTCATGGAGAACATGGAAGCGGACAACCGCGATATGGTCAATCTGGTAGCCAAGGTGCAGCAGGACAGCCAATCGCAAGCGAAGCTTCGGGAAGCGCGCATCGATCAGCTGGAGAGTCGCTGCGCCGAATTGGAACAGTCGTTATCGCAATACACGCGAGAATCGGCATCACAGCCTGCACCTTCCGGCAGCTTGGAGAAGCTCGCGTATACGGCCGAAGCTCCGGAAGAGTTGCCGATCCTTCGGGACGAAGCTCAGGTCCAGGATGCGGCGCCGACGATCCGCACCCGTTATTCGGAGCTGTTCGAGCTTTATGACAGCGGCAAATCGGTTGAGGCGATCGCCAAGAAACTGTCGTTGAACAAGGGAGAGGTACAGCTTATTCTTCAATTGTCCAGGCAGGAGGAAACGAACACAAGATGA
- a CDS encoding endolytic transglycosylase MltG, protein MNKRPFLMGLGIGLILGAMLLQLMIAGQQQKDKLTSREQDGQSGTAVMPTYTQEELDKRIAEERERVTKELQDRNANQDKAAKSPAADAPPASKPEASQAVPQADKSAAGSGKTGQTAEQGGTKTEPASKRIIVRIEPGSSVTEVAELLADKGIISNKKAFTNLMRTTKIRAGYFPFEGNMTVNEVKKIITSKPLSPELAKKEMSP, encoded by the coding sequence ATGAATAAACGGCCATTTTTGATGGGGCTGGGCATCGGTCTCATACTGGGTGCCATGCTGCTTCAGCTGATGATCGCCGGTCAGCAGCAGAAGGACAAGCTGACCAGCCGGGAGCAAGACGGGCAATCCGGCACGGCAGTCATGCCGACCTATACCCAAGAGGAGCTGGACAAACGTATTGCGGAAGAACGCGAACGGGTGACCAAGGAGCTGCAGGACCGGAATGCGAATCAGGATAAGGCTGCGAAGAGCCCGGCAGCGGATGCCCCGCCTGCAAGCAAGCCAGAAGCAAGCCAAGCGGTCCCTCAAGCGGACAAGAGTGCAGCCGGCTCAGGCAAGACCGGCCAAACAGCGGAGCAAGGCGGAACAAAGACGGAGCCCGCCTCCAAGCGGATTATCGTCCGAATCGAGCCCGGCTCCAGCGTGACGGAAGTTGCGGAACTGCTTGCGGACAAAGGCATTATCAGCAATAAGAAGGCGTTCACGAACCTGATGCGTACCACCAAAATACGCGCGGGTTATTTTCCATTTGAAGGAAATATGACCGTTAACGAGGTTAAGAAGATCATTACAAGCAAACCGCTTTCGCCTGAGCTGGCGAAGAAAGAAATGTCGCCTTAG
- the rpsB gene encoding 30S ribosomal protein S2: MAVISMKQLLEAGVHFGHQTRRWNPKMDRYIFTERNGIYIIDLQKTVKKVEEAYNFVRSVAEEGGTILFVGTKKQAQDSVKEEAERCGNFYINQRWLGGTLTNFQTIQKRIDRLKTLEKWEEDGTFNVLPKKEVIILRKEKDRLEKFLGGIKGMKGLPSALFIIDPRKERIAVAEARKLGIPIVGIVDTNCDPDEIDYVIPGNDDAIRAVKLLTAKMADAIVEANQGEQTTA; the protein is encoded by the coding sequence ATGGCGGTTATTTCCATGAAACAGCTTCTTGAAGCTGGTGTACACTTCGGTCACCAAACTCGTCGTTGGAACCCGAAGATGGATCGTTATATCTTCACTGAACGGAACGGCATTTACATTATCGACCTGCAAAAAACAGTTAAGAAAGTCGAAGAGGCTTACAACTTCGTACGCTCTGTAGCGGAAGAAGGCGGTACGATTCTTTTCGTCGGCACGAAAAAACAAGCACAAGATTCGGTTAAAGAAGAAGCTGAACGCTGCGGTAACTTCTACATTAACCAGCGTTGGCTCGGCGGCACGCTGACCAACTTCCAAACGATCCAGAAGCGTATCGATCGTCTGAAAACGCTGGAGAAGTGGGAAGAAGACGGCACGTTTAACGTACTGCCGAAGAAAGAAGTCATCATTCTCCGCAAAGAGAAAGATCGTCTTGAGAAATTCCTGGGCGGCATTAAAGGCATGAAAGGTCTGCCTAGCGCGCTGTTCATCATCGATCCGCGCAAAGAGCGCATTGCGGTTGCAGAAGCTCGCAAACTGGGTATCCCAATCGTTGGTATCGTAGATACTAACTGCGATCCGGACGAAATCGACTATGTCATTCCGGGCAATGACGACGCAATCCGCGCAGTTAAGCTGCTCACAGCCAAGATGGCTGATGCGATTGTCGAAGCGAACCAAGGCGAGCAAACGACTGCTTAA
- the tsf gene encoding translation elongation factor Ts — translation MAVNASAVKELREKTGAGMLDCKKALEEANGDLTKAAELLREKGLAAAANKAGRIATEGVVESYIHAGGRIGVLVEINCETDFVAKTDQFREFARDIAMQIAAANPKFVAREEVSQEELDKEREILKAQALNEGKPANIVEKMVEGRLGKYYEEFCLLEQSFIKDPDKTVSTLLKEKISTIGENISIRRFVRYELGEGLEKKEDNFVAEVMSQAKL, via the coding sequence ATGGCGGTTAATGCGAGTGCAGTTAAAGAATTGCGTGAAAAAACAGGTGCAGGTATGTTGGACTGCAAAAAAGCACTGGAAGAAGCGAATGGCGATCTGACGAAAGCCGCTGAATTGCTTCGCGAGAAGGGCCTTGCGGCAGCAGCTAACAAAGCTGGCCGTATTGCGACGGAAGGCGTCGTTGAATCGTACATCCACGCTGGCGGCCGTATCGGCGTTCTTGTCGAGATTAACTGCGAAACCGACTTCGTTGCCAAGACGGATCAATTCCGCGAATTCGCGCGCGATATCGCCATGCAAATCGCCGCAGCTAATCCGAAGTTCGTTGCCCGTGAAGAAGTGTCCCAAGAAGAGCTGGACAAAGAGCGCGAAATCTTGAAGGCTCAAGCGCTGAACGAAGGCAAGCCGGCTAATATCGTAGAGAAGATGGTTGAAGGCCGTCTTGGCAAATACTACGAAGAGTTCTGCCTGCTGGAGCAGTCTTTCATTAAAGATCCGGACAAAACCGTGTCGACGCTGTTGAAAGAAAAAATCAGCACGATCGGGGAGAACATTTCGATCCGCCGTTTCGTACGTTACGAGCTGGGCGAAGGTTTGGAGAAAAAAGAAGACAACTTCGTCGCTGAAGTTATGTCGCAAGCAAAACTGTAA
- the pyrH gene encoding UMP kinase, whose protein sequence is MQSPVYKRIVLKVSGESLSGNNGYGIDATMISSIAEQVKEVVELNVEVAIVVGGGNIWRGIAGTAKGIDRATADYMGMLATVMNSLALQDALEQIDVPTRVQTSIAMQQIAEPYIRRRAIRHLEKGRVVIFAAGTGNPFFSTDTTAALRAAEIEAEVILMAKNKVDGVYSADPFKDASAEKFETLTYLEVLNRNLGVMDSTASSLCMDNNIPLVVFSITEQGNIKRVVLGDKIGTIVKGSVD, encoded by the coding sequence TTGCAAAGTCCCGTATACAAACGGATCGTACTCAAAGTAAGCGGTGAATCGCTATCAGGCAATAACGGATACGGAATCGATGCCACGATGATTTCGTCGATTGCGGAGCAGGTGAAGGAAGTTGTAGAATTGAACGTCGAGGTGGCCATCGTCGTAGGCGGAGGCAACATCTGGCGCGGCATTGCGGGTACGGCCAAAGGGATCGACCGCGCAACCGCCGATTATATGGGGATGCTTGCCACGGTCATGAACTCCTTGGCACTGCAGGACGCGCTTGAGCAGATCGACGTTCCGACGCGCGTGCAGACATCCATCGCGATGCAGCAAATTGCGGAGCCATACATACGGCGCCGTGCAATCCGTCACCTGGAGAAGGGGCGTGTCGTTATATTCGCCGCCGGGACAGGCAACCCGTTCTTCTCCACGGACACGACTGCCGCGCTTCGGGCTGCCGAGATTGAAGCGGAAGTCATCCTGATGGCGAAGAACAAGGTGGATGGGGTATATTCGGCCGATCCGTTCAAGGACGCGTCAGCGGAGAAATTCGAAACGTTGACTTACCTGGAAGTGCTCAACCGCAATTTGGGCGTCATGGATTCGACCGCATCATCCTTATGTATGGACAATAATATACCGCTGGTCGTTTTCTCGATCACGGAGCAAGGCAATATTAAACGTGTTGTACTTGGAGATAAAATCGGAACCATCGTGAAAGGAAGTGTAGACTAG
- the frr gene encoding ribosome recycling factor has protein sequence MPQSIKKDAEERMEKAIGALKRDLTSLRAGRATPSLLDRVQVEYYGAMTPVNQLANINTPDSRTLMIQPWDKSSLASIEKAIMKSDLGLTPSNDGSTIRLVIPALTEERRAELVKLTRKLGEEAKVAIRNIRRDANDDIKKLEKTDISEDESRRYQDDIQKTTDKFIAEVDKVLAAKEKEIMEV, from the coding sequence GTGCCTCAATCCATTAAAAAAGATGCAGAAGAGCGTATGGAGAAAGCGATCGGCGCCCTGAAGCGCGATTTGACTTCGCTGCGTGCAGGCCGTGCGACGCCATCTTTGCTCGACCGTGTACAGGTGGAATATTACGGTGCGATGACGCCTGTCAACCAATTGGCAAACATTAACACGCCGGACTCCCGGACGCTGATGATTCAGCCTTGGGACAAATCGTCTCTTGCTTCGATCGAGAAAGCGATCATGAAATCCGACCTGGGACTCACGCCTTCGAATGACGGCAGCACGATCCGTCTGGTCATTCCGGCTTTGACCGAGGAGCGCCGCGCCGAGCTGGTCAAGCTGACGCGCAAGCTTGGCGAAGAAGCGAAGGTCGCGATCCGCAACATTCGCCGTGACGCTAACGATGACATCAAGAAGCTGGAGAAGACGGACATCTCTGAAGATGAATCAAGACGCTACCAGGATGACATTCAAAAAACGACCGATAAATTTATCGCGGAAGTCGATAAAGTGCTGGCAGCGAAAGAGAAAGAAATCATGGAAGTATAA
- a CDS encoding isoprenyl transferase, producing MFKRLRAKFGKATAASPLALDTDNIPQHIAIIMDGNGRWAKSRGLPRIAGHHTGMKAVKRITMAADRLGVKCLTLYAFSTENWKRPKAEVEFLMKLPQEFLSIELNELVEKNVQVRMMGHKEGLPPHTLEAVEEAIRQTAGNTGLVLNFALNYGSRKEMIEAVKQIAESVREGQMDLEQIDDTAFSEKLLSSGLPDPDLLIRTSGELRLSNFMLWQLAYSEMWFTDVYWPEFTEEHFHEAVREYQRRARRYGGL from the coding sequence ATGTTTAAGCGACTGAGAGCGAAATTCGGTAAAGCGACGGCGGCGTCGCCTTTGGCGCTGGATACGGATAATATACCGCAGCATATCGCCATTATTATGGACGGCAACGGGCGATGGGCGAAGAGCCGCGGACTTCCGCGCATAGCCGGCCACCATACGGGCATGAAGGCCGTCAAGCGGATCACGATGGCCGCTGACCGGCTCGGGGTCAAATGTTTGACGCTGTATGCATTCTCGACCGAGAATTGGAAACGCCCCAAAGCGGAAGTGGAATTCTTGATGAAGCTGCCTCAAGAATTCCTTTCCATTGAATTAAACGAGCTGGTGGAGAAGAACGTGCAAGTCCGGATGATGGGCCATAAAGAGGGTCTTCCTCCCCATACGCTTGAAGCGGTAGAGGAAGCAATCCGCCAAACGGCCGGCAATACCGGGCTTGTCCTTAACTTCGCTTTGAATTACGGCAGCCGCAAAGAAATGATTGAAGCTGTGAAGCAGATCGCGGAATCGGTTCGCGAAGGACAGATGGATCTGGAGCAGATCGACGATACCGCATTCTCCGAAAAGCTGCTTAGCTCCGGACTGCCCGATCCGGATCTGCTGATCCGGACGAGCGGCGAGCTGCGGCTCAGCAATTTCATGCTGTGGCAGCTGGCATACAGCGAGATGTGGTTCACGGACGTCTACTGGCCTGAGTTTACGGAAGAACATTTTCATGAAGCCGTAAGGGAATACCAGCGGCGGGCTCGCCGCTATGGCGGATTGTAG
- a CDS encoding phosphatidate cytidylyltransferase — MKQRIVTGVIGGSVFILLTVLGQWYYYGLLFALAFIGYSEYVRMNGVRRTHPAALLGYAGMLVLIVPWQELGMSSLSALHMLWLLMFLLLAVTVVTKNEITIDGAALLLLGALYVGYGFYAMYEVRNADSHGLVTTLMAFGAIWASDIGAYFTGRAIGKHKLWPSISPNKTIEGSLGGILLSLLVTVAFSLAAPDVIGIGRALLIGLIAAVAGQFGDLIQSAYKRVRGIKDTGNLLPGHGGVLDRCDSWLVVFPLLLMTGLLPLN, encoded by the coding sequence TTGAAGCAACGCATCGTAACCGGGGTAATTGGCGGATCGGTCTTTATCCTGCTGACGGTTCTCGGACAATGGTATTATTATGGACTTCTGTTTGCGCTGGCCTTTATCGGATATTCCGAATATGTTCGCATGAACGGGGTCAGACGGACGCATCCGGCCGCGCTGCTCGGGTATGCCGGCATGCTCGTGCTGATCGTGCCTTGGCAGGAGCTCGGCATGAGTTCTCTCTCGGCCTTACATATGCTGTGGCTGCTCATGTTCCTGCTGCTGGCGGTCACGGTCGTTACGAAGAATGAGATAACGATCGACGGAGCGGCATTGCTGCTTCTCGGGGCGCTGTATGTCGGATACGGATTCTATGCGATGTATGAAGTGCGCAATGCGGATTCGCATGGCTTGGTCACGACCTTGATGGCTTTTGGAGCGATATGGGCCTCGGACATCGGCGCTTATTTCACTGGACGGGCGATCGGCAAGCATAAGCTGTGGCCTTCGATCAGTCCGAACAAAACGATAGAGGGCTCATTAGGCGGGATATTGTTGTCCCTTTTGGTCACGGTCGCTTTCTCGCTGGCGGCTCCGGATGTGATCGGTATCGGCCGGGCCCTGTTGATCGGCCTTATAGCCGCGGTTGCCGGACAGTTCGGAGACTTGATTCAATCCGCCTACAAGCGCGTGAGAGGCATTAAAGATACGGGTAACCTTCTGCCGGGCCACGGGGGCGTGTTGGACCGTTGCGACAGCTGGCTCGTCGTATTCCCGCTGCTGCTCATGACAGGGCTGCTGCCGTTGAATTAG
- a CDS encoding 1-deoxy-D-xylulose-5-phosphate reductoisomerase → MTKKLTILGSTGSIGTQTLDVVANEPDRYEIEGLAAGNNTALLIEQANRFRPRCVCLSTKALADEAAPYLPAGTKVLYGEEGLVQIAADNDSDTVLTAIVGSRGLEATLAAIEAGKHIGLANKETLVTAGHLVMKRASEKGVAILPVDSEHSAIFQCLNGESRSAVKAITLTASGGSFRDRTRAELHGVTVEQALSHPNWSMGAKITIDSATMANKGLEVIEARWLFGLDYDDIHVLVHPESIIHSYVEFVDHSIIAQLGLPDMRVPIQYALTYPERRPSPSESLNLAKLGALHFREMDPDRYPCLRMAYESGRIGRSATTVFNAANEVAVARFLEGAITFLDIERVIADVLERHSVTDVPDVAAIMEIDAWARSEAAAV, encoded by the coding sequence ATGACGAAGAAACTGACCATACTCGGTTCGACAGGCTCAATCGGAACGCAAACGCTAGACGTCGTGGCCAATGAGCCCGACCGCTATGAGATAGAAGGACTGGCTGCCGGCAATAATACTGCGCTGCTCATTGAGCAGGCGAACCGGTTCCGGCCCCGCTGCGTATGTTTGTCGACCAAAGCGCTGGCCGATGAAGCGGCTCCTTATCTGCCTGCAGGCACCAAGGTGCTGTACGGTGAAGAAGGACTTGTGCAAATTGCGGCCGACAATGACTCCGACACGGTCTTAACGGCTATCGTCGGCAGCCGGGGGCTGGAAGCAACGCTTGCGGCGATCGAAGCGGGCAAGCATATCGGACTTGCCAATAAGGAGACGCTCGTAACCGCCGGCCATCTGGTCATGAAGCGGGCATCCGAGAAGGGCGTCGCGATTCTTCCGGTCGACAGCGAACACTCGGCAATCTTTCAATGCTTGAATGGTGAATCCCGCTCCGCGGTCAAAGCGATTACGTTAACGGCCTCCGGCGGATCGTTCCGCGACCGTACGAGAGCGGAGCTGCACGGCGTAACGGTCGAGCAGGCGCTCAGCCATCCGAACTGGTCGATGGGAGCCAAGATCACCATCGATTCGGCGACGATGGCGAACAAGGGGCTTGAAGTCATCGAAGCCCGCTGGCTGTTCGGTCTTGATTATGATGACATTCACGTTCTGGTTCATCCGGAGAGCATTATCCATTCGTATGTCGAGTTTGTGGATCACAGCATCATAGCCCAGCTCGGATTGCCGGATATGCGGGTGCCGATCCAATATGCGCTTACCTATCCGGAAAGAAGGCCGTCACCGTCGGAATCGTTAAATCTGGCGAAGCTTGGCGCCCTCCATTTCCGCGAGATGGATCCGGATCGCTATCCTTGTCTTAGGATGGCCTATGAGAGCGGCCGGATCGGCCGTTCCGCAACAACCGTGTTTAATGCGGCTAACGAAGTGGCGGTTGCGCGCTTCCTGGAAGGAGCCATCACATTCCTCGATATCGAGCGCGTTATTGCGGACGTGCTTGAGCGCCATTCCGTAACCGATGTGCCTGACGTAGCGGCGATTATGGAAATCGATGCATGGGCGAGGAGCGAAGCGGCGGCTGTTTGA